One genomic window of Glycine soja cultivar W05 chromosome 9, ASM419377v2, whole genome shotgun sequence includes the following:
- the LOC114367620 gene encoding uncharacterized protein At2g29880-like — translation MGDSQENNKGKSRDKDNYVSWTMEDTNELLHLLVDAMNRGLCDANGSLSKQNVEQIILPQLNAKTKFPKTYSHYLSRMKWFRNQYNMMSTLMRNNSGFGWDPIGKTFTAHEDVWKDYLKSHPSHSKLRGKSMVDYEYLKIVVGGGVSSGNNSISVDPDDTDATTFEPENRTVGIEEFSYDPNSDTFITPNNYEPAYQPPSPNQPSPPSHPPLDSEVPIEKQNCHKRRRSEYGGSSSAVGINNQDNVLENLSVGIGTIAVNFEKISNMMEKREKDRDRDRELEGIIWDVIKEIPNLDDITRFKTAELLNTKAKKDFFLKMSPEERSSWINFKLGNN, via the exons ATGGGGGATtcacaagaaaataacaaaggaaAGAGTAGAGACAAAGATAATTATGTATCTTGGACTATGGAGGATACCAATGAGTTGTTGCACCTCTTGGTGGATGCTATGAATAGGGGATTGTGTGATGCCAATGGGTCACTTAGCAAACAAAATGTAGAACAAATAATACTTCCTCAACTCAATGCAAAAACTAAATTCCCTAAAACTTATAGTCATTATTTGAGTCGGATGAAGTGGTTTCGAAACCAGTATAACATGATGTCAACCCTTATGCGCAACAACTCTGGCTTTGGATGGGACCCAATTGGAAAAACTTTCACTGCTCATGAGGATGTATGGAAAGATTACTTAAAG tcccACCCAAGTCACAGCAAACTTCGAGGAAAAAGTATGGTTGATTATGAGTATTTGAAGATCGTTGTTGGGGGTGGAGTTTCTAGCGGGAATAATTCTATATCAGTCGATCCAGATGATACTGATGCAACAACTTTTGAGCCAGAAAATAGAACTGTTGGGATAGAAGAATTTTCATATGATCCTAATAGTGATACATTCATAACACCAAATAACTATGAACCAGCATATCAGCCTCCATCACCAAACCAACCAAGTCCACCATCCCACCCCCCTTTAGATTCAGAGGTTCCcatagaaaaacaaaactgtcaCAAGCGAAGGAGATCCGAGTATGGAGGGAGTTCAAGCGCTGTTGGGATCAACAATCAAGACAACGTTCTGGAAAATCTTTCTGTTGGCATTGGGACTATtgctgtgaattttgaaaaaatatccaacatgatggagaaaagagaaaaagatagagATAGAGATAGAGAGCTCGAGGGTATTATTTGGGatgttataaaagaaattcCAAATTTGGATGACATAACGCGTTTCAAGACAGCTGAATTGTTAAATACTAAAgcaaaaaaggattttttcttgaagatgtcacCGGAAGAACGCTCATCTTGGATAAACTTTAAGTTAgggaataattaa
- the LOC114368976 gene encoding MOB kinase activator-like 1A translates to MSLFGLGNRNQKTFRPKKSAPSGSKGAQLQKHIDATLGSGNLREAVKLPPGEDINEWLAVNTVDFFNQVNILFGTLTEFCTPSNCPSMTAGPKYEYRWADGVTIKKPIEVSAPKYVEYLMDWIESQLDDETIFPQRLGAPFPTNFRDVVKTIFKRLFRVYAHIYHSHFQKIVSLKEEAHLNTCFKHFVLFTWEFRLIDKAELAPLEDLVESIVQL, encoded by the exons ATGAGTCTCTTCGGTCTTGGAAACAG AAACCAAAAAACATTTCGTCCAAAAAAGAGTGCTCCATCTGGAAGTAAG GGTGCTCAACTTCAAAAACACATCGATGCCACGTTGGGTAGTGGGAACTTGAGGGAGGCTGTTAAACTGCCTCCCGGTGAAGATATTAATGAATGGCTAGCTGTAAACA CCGTGGACTTCTTTAATCAAGTGAATATCCTGTTTGGTACTCTTACAGAATTCTGCACGCCAAGTAACTGCCCTTCAATGACTGCAGGaccaaa GTATGAGTATCGATGGGCTGATGGTGTTACTATAAAGAAACCAATAGAGGTGTCTGCTCCAAAATATGTTGAGTATTTGATGGACTGGATTGAATCTCAGCTAGATGATGAAACGATTTTCCCTCAAAGATTGG GGGCTCCCTTTCCAACCAATTTCCGAGATGTTGTCAAGACAATTTTCAAGCGATTATTCCGTGTATATGCTCACATTTACCACTCACATTTTCAGAAAATAGTGAGTTTGAAGGAAGAAGCTCACCTTAATACTTGCTTCAagcattttgttttatttacttGG GAATTCCGTTTGATCGACAAAGCAGAGTTGGCACCTCTTGAGGACCTTGTTGAATCTATTGTTCAGTTATAG